The following are from one region of the Carnobacterium gallinarum DSM 4847 genome:
- a CDS encoding TraB/GumN family protein — MNIKMKFRKKIVLISWIVLIFNTMAACQKKEDPLVNQKFNSVNVSSTLRTEDELDTTVSPEADHIDVAFPFYELKVEGNIKGYLLGTIHAGKSEMYPFPLEIIQAINQSSVVVQEINTKGFDNTKELFYQKNSFPTGRELLAKMSDETRSIFEKRLGEVGLTEKFISDLNMGEITYEIERKQEKIGLSEAKMSYSFGVENIAQNKLTHSVEDMALETLEERYQVLYLPMKEMPLEEWVAEFSSLEDSNKELVETLKSYISGNMEANTFVYRDKYPQKFTRLVDSRNQVWLPKMTKLMEENRLPFFMVGVGHFYGEGGLLTILEGAGYSVEGVSFITN, encoded by the coding sequence GTGAATATAAAAATGAAATTTAGAAAAAAAATAGTTTTAATTAGTTGGATAGTGTTAATTTTTAATACAATGGCTGCTTGTCAGAAAAAAGAAGATCCATTAGTTAATCAAAAATTTAATTCTGTTAATGTTTCCTCAACCTTGAGGACTGAAGATGAGTTAGATACAACTGTATCTCCTGAGGCAGACCATATTGATGTTGCTTTTCCTTTTTATGAATTAAAAGTCGAGGGAAATATAAAAGGGTACTTATTGGGAACTATTCATGCTGGAAAATCAGAGATGTACCCCTTCCCGCTTGAAATTATTCAGGCAATTAATCAAAGTAGTGTTGTAGTTCAAGAAATTAATACTAAAGGATTTGATAATACTAAAGAACTTTTTTATCAGAAAAATTCATTTCCTACAGGTAGGGAATTATTAGCTAAGATGTCTGATGAAACAAGATCTATTTTTGAGAAACGACTAGGGGAAGTTGGACTTACAGAGAAATTCATTTCAGATTTAAATATGGGAGAGATTACTTATGAAATTGAACGCAAGCAAGAGAAAATTGGTTTGTCTGAAGCTAAGATGTCATATAGTTTTGGAGTAGAGAATATAGCACAAAATAAATTAACACATAGTGTAGAAGATATGGCTCTAGAAACATTAGAGGAACGATATCAAGTACTATATTTACCAATGAAGGAAATGCCTTTAGAAGAATGGGTTGCCGAATTTTCTAGTCTGGAAGACTCAAATAAAGAGTTAGTTGAAACTCTAAAAAGCTATATAAGTGGGAATATGGAAGCCAATACTTTTGTGTATCGTGATAAATATCCCCAAAAATTTACTCGTTTAGTTGATAGTCGGAATCAAGTTTGGCTACCAAAAATGACTAAATTAATGGAAGAAAACCGTCTTCCTTTTTTCATGGTAGGAGTTGGCCATTTTTATGGTGAAGGTGGTTTATTGACAATTTTGGAAGGCGCTGGTTATTCAGTTGAAGGGGTTTCTTTTATTACTAATTAA
- a CDS encoding L,D-transpeptidase family protein has protein sequence MNQKKTIIGVLVAVIIVLLGFYIFKSIGYQSKFLPSTVVDGIAIENKTISEANGELRTHYRDKKFDVTESGKELFSFKGEDIGITDDFTKDLTQLKNGQNAWSWPLRMLKNSGNKSEMKNVSYDEATFDKYFATLPLTNSDRIKPENAKVEKTDAGFQITKEVLGDTFDLESVKKALTSGVNSGKEKIELDQSYQKPAVYSDDSALKARLTKLESLSKQTINYNISGQNEAVPAATLVSWLSESPEGEITVDQAAVRTYVQGLSDKYSTYEKTRAFKSTRRGDVQVPPGTYGWTLQVDKEAPALAADILTGTDLKDRKPVVAGSGYGVDIGNTYIEVDLANQHMWYYRDGAVVLETDVVTGKPATSTPAGVFTVWNKERNATLKGEDYATPVDYWMPIDWTGVGLHDSPWQPAYGGTLYQTVGSHGCVNTPPGIMTQLYNTADLGTPVLVF, from the coding sequence ATGAACCAAAAGAAAACGATTATTGGAGTGTTGGTTGCTGTTATAATTGTTCTACTAGGATTCTATATTTTTAAGAGTATAGGATATCAAAGTAAATTCCTACCTAGTACAGTAGTTGATGGTATTGCAATTGAGAATAAAACTATTTCTGAGGCGAATGGTGAGTTAAGAACTCATTATCGTGATAAAAAATTTGATGTTACTGAAAGTGGTAAAGAGTTATTTTCTTTTAAAGGAGAAGATATCGGAATTACCGATGATTTTACAAAAGATTTAACACAGTTAAAAAATGGACAAAATGCTTGGAGTTGGCCGTTACGAATGTTAAAAAACTCTGGAAATAAGAGTGAAATGAAAAATGTTTCGTATGATGAAGCAACGTTTGATAAATACTTTGCAACATTGCCATTAACAAACAGCGACAGAATTAAACCAGAAAATGCAAAAGTTGAAAAAACGGATGCAGGATTCCAAATTACTAAAGAAGTTCTGGGGGATACATTTGATTTAGAGAGTGTCAAGAAAGCTTTAACTTCAGGAGTAAATTCTGGAAAAGAAAAAATTGAATTGGATCAAAGCTATCAAAAACCGGCTGTTTATTCAGATGATTCTGCTTTAAAAGCTCGTTTGACTAAATTAGAGTCATTAAGTAAGCAAACAATTAACTATAATATAAGTGGTCAAAATGAAGCGGTTCCGGCTGCTACTTTAGTTAGTTGGTTAAGTGAAAGTCCTGAAGGTGAGATTACGGTTGATCAAGCAGCTGTCAGAACTTATGTACAAGGATTAAGTGATAAGTATAGTACGTATGAAAAAACGCGAGCGTTCAAGAGTACTCGACGTGGAGATGTTCAAGTCCCCCCTGGAACATATGGATGGACATTGCAAGTGGATAAAGAAGCTCCAGCGTTAGCGGCTGATATTTTAACAGGTACAGATTTAAAAGATCGTAAGCCAGTAGTTGCTGGATCAGGTTATGGTGTGGATATTGGTAACACTTACATTGAAGTCGATTTGGCTAATCAACATATGTGGTATTATCGTGATGGTGCAGTTGTATTGGAGACCGATGTTGTTACAGGTAAACCAGCAACTTCAACTCCAGCAGGTGTTTTCACAGTATGGAATAAGGAACGTAATGCAACTCTAAAAGGAGAAGATTATGCGACTCCAGTTGATTATTGGATGCCGATTGATTGGACAGGTGTTGGTTTACATGACTCACCTTGGCAACCGGCTTATGGTGGAACTTTGTATCAAACAGTTGGTTCCCATGGATGCGTGAATACACCGCCAGGAATCATGACTCAGCTTTATAATACAGCTGATTTAGGAACACCGGTATTAGTCTTTTAA
- a CDS encoding 6-phospho-beta-glucosidase — protein MTTESNFPKNFLWGGAVAANQCEGAYLADGKGLSPVDILPDAAHGRWDALTNPKKAMETNYDFYPSHESIDFYNRYKEDLKMLHEMGFKTFRTSICWARIFPNGDDKEPNEAGLKFYDDLFDECHKYGIEPLVTINHFDTPVALFKNYGGWKNRKLIEFYLNYCEVIFKRYKGKVKYWMTFNEINMILHIPFFGGGMDVSDEANPKQVKYQAAHHQLVASAMATKLGHEIDADNQIGCMLAAGSTYANTCDPKDVWAALEADREGYFFIDVQARGYYPSYSKRFFKENNIELEILAGDLEVIKENTVDYVSFSYYSSRLASADPEVNSTTEGNVFASLKNPYLEASEWGWQIDPLGLRVTMNEIYDRYQKPLFVVENGLGAVDTVEADGSINDDYRIEYLREHVREMGEAIADGVECWGYTPWGCIDLVSAGTGEMKKRYGFIYVDKDNDGNGTLDRKKKKSFDWYKKVIDTNGVDLY, from the coding sequence ATGACAACTGAATCAAATTTTCCAAAGAACTTTTTATGGGGTGGCGCGGTTGCTGCCAATCAATGTGAGGGAGCTTATCTAGCAGATGGCAAAGGTTTATCGCCAGTTGATATCTTACCTGATGCGGCCCATGGTCGTTGGGATGCTTTAACAAATCCTAAAAAAGCAATGGAAACTAACTATGATTTTTATCCAAGTCATGAATCAATTGACTTTTATAATCGCTATAAAGAAGATTTAAAAATGTTACATGAAATGGGCTTTAAAACCTTTAGAACATCAATCTGTTGGGCACGTATTTTTCCTAATGGTGATGATAAAGAACCGAATGAAGCTGGTTTGAAATTTTATGATGACTTATTTGATGAGTGTCATAAATATGGTATTGAACCATTAGTAACAATTAATCATTTTGATACACCGGTTGCTTTATTTAAAAATTATGGTGGTTGGAAAAATCGTAAATTAATCGAGTTTTATTTAAATTACTGTGAAGTTATTTTCAAACGTTATAAAGGAAAAGTTAAATATTGGATGACATTCAATGAAATTAACATGATTCTACACATTCCTTTCTTTGGTGGTGGAATGGATGTTAGTGATGAAGCAAATCCTAAACAAGTAAAATATCAAGCAGCTCACCATCAATTAGTGGCATCGGCTATGGCAACTAAGCTCGGTCATGAAATTGATGCGGATAACCAAATTGGTTGCATGTTGGCTGCAGGTTCAACTTATGCAAATACTTGTGATCCTAAAGATGTTTGGGCAGCACTTGAAGCTGATCGTGAAGGCTACTTCTTTATTGATGTTCAAGCTCGTGGTTATTATCCAAGCTACAGCAAACGTTTCTTTAAAGAAAATAATATCGAACTTGAGATTCTTGCAGGTGATTTAGAAGTGATTAAAGAAAATACAGTAGATTATGTTTCATTTAGTTACTACTCTTCTCGTTTAGCAAGCGCTGATCCAGAAGTAAACAGCACAACTGAGGGAAATGTATTTGCTTCACTTAAAAATCCATACTTGGAAGCAAGTGAATGGGGCTGGCAAATTGATCCACTTGGTTTACGTGTTACGATGAATGAAATCTACGATCGTTATCAAAAACCATTATTTGTAGTTGAAAATGGTTTAGGTGCTGTTGATACTGTTGAAGCAGATGGTTCAATTAACGATGATTATCGTATTGAATATTTGCGTGAACATGTCCGTGAAATGGGCGAAGCAATTGCTGATGGTGTTGAATGTTGGGGCTATACTCCTTGGGGCTGTATTGATTTAGTCAGTGCTGGAACTGGGGAAATGAAAAAACGTTATGGCTTTATCTATGTGGATAAAGACAATGATGGCAATGGAACATTAGATCGCAAGAAGAAAAAATCTTTCGACTGGTATAAAAAAGTTATTGATACTAATGGCGTAGACTTGTATTAA
- a CDS encoding peptidase domain-containing ABC transporter — protein MRIKGIRQHDRQDCGIACLATIFSYYGLATPFGKIREVAKVDQNGSTIYGLVETAKKYGFEAESLKGDFSQLNDSIKSKELSVPFIAHIIKDHVLEHYVVVQKIDKNRLTIFDPSDTQKKIEYEDFKKLWTGYIVTIQKTENVQKNNTQLNKYSNYFKLVFSNKKYLSIVLMCSLVITVLSIISSFIYKRVIDNYILGNGINNINQSSVFDKKGNQIENIFSNMNSLFIAFFILIIFQVTFVILRSVFVLVISKKIDGELIESYFQKILLLPLSFFNNRDTGDIISRFQDISDIRFLVSGVGIKLIMDFMTSIIGGVILYRISSTLFYLVASILVVYLIVVLSYKQPIQKFNRKVKKEYTKVISLLKETVDGMETIKSLSAEERLTQKFFSRVADFLKDNYKLGILDAFLSSKVLGIETVGILLILWLGSNFVLQGKITLGELISFETLVYFFMNPIKSLIETFPTIQKTVITVERMNDIMESTTEQEQLERNFTDQIDWESLKFCNVSFAYGYRQTIFNSLSFSLIQGKRYAIIGESGNGKTTLVKLLLGFELVSSGEIMVDNVSLDTIPLNEIRKNILYVSQTVFLFNGTIKENLLLGNNDIDTVFFENICFGCEIVDILENMQISLDYIISENGKNLSGGQRQRIALARALLKKPKILILDEAVNQLDKAMAKRILQFIAHQFPAIIFIQIVHDLEFLSDCDYVLSLMREDTGEVNQVKIEQGDNYV, from the coding sequence ATGCGTATAAAAGGAATTAGGCAACATGATAGGCAAGATTGTGGTATCGCGTGTTTGGCTACAATATTTAGTTATTACGGATTGGCTACACCATTTGGCAAAATTCGAGAAGTTGCTAAAGTAGATCAGAATGGATCAACTATCTATGGCTTAGTTGAAACAGCAAAAAAATATGGATTTGAAGCAGAGTCGCTTAAAGGTGATTTTTCACAACTTAATGATAGTATTAAAAGTAAAGAACTGTCAGTCCCATTTATAGCACATATTATTAAAGATCATGTATTAGAACATTATGTTGTTGTTCAAAAAATTGATAAAAATAGATTAACTATTTTTGATCCTTCAGATACACAAAAAAAAATTGAATATGAAGATTTTAAAAAATTATGGACGGGTTATATCGTTACAATTCAAAAAACAGAAAATGTTCAAAAAAATAACACTCAATTAAATAAATATAGTAATTATTTTAAACTAGTTTTTTCAAACAAGAAATATTTGTCTATTGTTTTAATGTGCTCTTTAGTTATTACAGTTTTATCAATCATCAGTTCTTTTATTTATAAAAGAGTGATTGATAATTATATTTTGGGAAATGGAATAAATAATATTAACCAAAGTTCTGTTTTTGATAAAAAAGGAAATCAAATAGAGAATATATTTAGTAATATGAACAGTCTATTTATTGCTTTTTTTATTCTGATAATCTTTCAAGTTACTTTTGTAATATTAAGGAGTGTTTTTGTTTTAGTTATATCAAAGAAAATAGATGGTGAGCTTATAGAATCGTATTTCCAAAAAATTCTATTACTACCTTTATCTTTTTTTAATAATCGAGATACTGGGGATATTATTTCACGTTTTCAAGATATTTCAGATATAAGATTTTTAGTTTCGGGTGTAGGAATTAAATTAATTATGGACTTTATGACATCAATTATTGGCGGAGTTATTTTATATAGAATCAGTTCTACTCTTTTTTACTTAGTTGCATCAATTTTGGTTGTTTATTTGATAGTTGTTTTAAGCTATAAGCAACCTATTCAAAAATTTAACAGAAAAGTGAAGAAAGAGTATACTAAAGTTATTTCATTGTTGAAGGAAACGGTTGACGGTATGGAAACTATAAAATCACTTTCTGCCGAAGAAAGACTGACACAGAAATTTTTTTCAAGAGTGGCTGATTTTTTGAAGGATAATTATAAATTAGGAATATTGGATGCTTTTCTTAGTTCAAAAGTACTAGGAATCGAAACAGTAGGGATATTGTTGATTCTGTGGTTGGGAAGTAACTTTGTTCTTCAAGGAAAGATTACACTTGGAGAATTAATATCTTTTGAAACATTAGTTTATTTTTTTATGAATCCAATAAAAAGTTTAATTGAAACATTTCCGACTATTCAAAAAACGGTTATTACTGTTGAAAGAATGAATGACATTATGGAATCAACTACAGAACAAGAACAGCTTGAGCGAAATTTTACTGATCAAATTGATTGGGAAAGTTTAAAATTTTGTAATGTTTCTTTTGCATACGGTTACCGTCAAACAATTTTTAATTCGCTTTCTTTCTCTTTAATACAAGGAAAACGATATGCAATTATAGGGGAAAGTGGTAATGGAAAAACAACTTTAGTGAAGTTGTTATTAGGATTTGAATTAGTTAGTAGTGGTGAGATTATGGTAGATAATGTTTCTCTTGATACAATTCCTCTCAATGAAATTCGGAAAAATATTTTATATGTTTCCCAAACAGTTTTTTTGTTCAATGGAACGATTAAAGAAAACTTATTATTAGGTAATAATGATATAGATACAGTTTTTTTTGAGAATATATGTTTTGGTTGTGAAATTGTTGATATTTTAGAGAATATGCAAATCAGCCTCGATTATATTATTAGTGAAAACGGTAAAAATTTATCGGGTGGACAGCGTCAAAGAATTGCTCTTGCTAGAGCATTGTTGAAAAAACCGAAGATACTAATTCTTGATGAAGCAGTGAATCAACTAGACAAAGCGATGGCAAAAAGAATCTTGCAATTTATTGCGCACCAGTTTCCAGCTATTATTTTTATTCAGATTGTTCATGATCTAGAGTTTTTGAGTGATTGTGATTATGTTCTATCGTTAATGAGAGAAGACACAGGGGAAGTTAATCAAGTAAAAATAGAACAGGGAGATAACTATGTATAA
- a CDS encoding ABC transporter substrate-binding protein yields MYKKNIFKIGFISALALLIISGCSSSEKKADTEENEIEIAKVAYKENVLTLPDNIGEVMDVVVNEEKQLMFVGKDKKSQKVTLWKSLTNGDSWELVEDLTLKLEGINIEHMDIRLTDTNRGVIRTFIEGDSEESENQDHEESEHTHEEEQKVYFLATDFSITPASKEVNETVSHEQIQSLTWADDNQLIATGIDGTFLIDSQNGQAKSIFSKNELVLSYEMTKESGYFLTTEGMKSVDLKTGGENKLKSLFAKTATVLKSLESPSNSIFSFVGDNPDTIYLANQNDIMEVTQDKAKVLFSKNKTVLGDARNLLREVLSLENKQLLAVAITDEGSTLIRYEPTENNVKETKNILKIYALTEDEFMKKESVRQAISLYQKLHEDSEVILEIGVSDNEMSTDEALKVLNTKIASGDGPDILLLDGLNVDKYVEQGSLLDIFDVVKDNSTSENFTNVFSAYRDKDAYYGVPMTFSSMSLYGPQEIVDNTDSIEAFTASLIQLSKESKTPIFENWNFDYVATILYRTYLAQKEEDLKEGDIQLFYSSLKKLYQEVDMKPTTSKKLSETSILPVGRGNVDIVIAGEAQMAVDYIDNPYVIRGYELAEISQKQSVTFLKNKEKSYYIPQNILGVLKTSTRQDEAKQFISYALSQDVQSTINYSGIPINKEAFKTSLRELKSTGIEEIRTEAGGKVKVPFTGFDDEAITKWVTNFETLNTAVTADEVVFRILIQDMDKIMKGDLSVKDGVKNAIRKIKLYQAE; encoded by the coding sequence ATGTATAAAAAAAATATTTTTAAAATAGGATTTATTAGTGCATTGGCTTTACTAATTATTAGTGGTTGCAGCAGTAGTGAAAAAAAGGCAGATACGGAAGAAAATGAGATAGAAATAGCCAAAGTAGCCTACAAAGAAAATGTGTTAACATTACCAGATAATATTGGTGAAGTAATGGATGTAGTTGTGAACGAAGAGAAGCAACTGATGTTTGTAGGAAAAGATAAAAAAAGTCAAAAAGTAACTTTATGGAAGTCTTTAACGAATGGTGATAGTTGGGAATTAGTTGAAGACCTTACACTGAAATTAGAAGGAATTAATATTGAACATATGGATATTCGTTTGACAGACACTAATCGAGGTGTTATTCGGACATTTATTGAGGGCGATAGTGAAGAATCGGAGAATCAGGATCATGAAGAGAGTGAACATACTCACGAGGAAGAGCAAAAAGTATACTTCTTAGCAACTGATTTTTCGATAACACCAGCCTCAAAAGAAGTAAATGAGACCGTTAGTCATGAACAAATTCAGTCTCTTACTTGGGCAGATGATAATCAATTAATTGCAACAGGAATTGATGGAACATTTTTAATTGATAGTCAAAATGGGCAAGCTAAATCTATTTTTTCGAAGAATGAATTAGTTTTATCTTACGAGATGACGAAGGAGTCGGGTTACTTCTTAACAACTGAAGGAATGAAAAGTGTTGACTTGAAAACGGGTGGAGAGAATAAATTGAAATCTCTATTTGCCAAAACAGCAACAGTACTTAAATCATTAGAATCTCCAAGTAATAGCATATTCTCATTTGTAGGAGATAATCCAGATACAATTTATTTGGCAAATCAAAATGATATTATGGAAGTGACGCAGGATAAAGCAAAGGTCTTATTTAGTAAAAATAAAACAGTGCTAGGTGATGCACGAAATTTATTACGTGAGGTGCTATCTTTGGAGAATAAACAGTTATTGGCAGTTGCTATTACTGACGAAGGCTCAACCTTGATCCGCTATGAACCTACAGAAAACAACGTTAAAGAAACTAAAAATATATTGAAAATTTATGCATTGACAGAAGATGAGTTTATGAAAAAAGAGTCTGTTCGTCAGGCTATAAGTTTATATCAAAAACTTCATGAGGATAGTGAAGTTATCTTAGAAATTGGTGTTTCAGATAATGAAATGTCTACGGACGAAGCTTTGAAAGTTTTGAATACAAAAATAGCTAGTGGCGATGGTCCAGATATATTACTTTTAGATGGACTAAACGTCGATAAGTATGTAGAGCAAGGATCTTTATTAGATATTTTTGATGTGGTAAAAGACAATAGTACATCAGAAAACTTTACGAATGTGTTTTCTGCATATCGAGATAAAGATGCTTATTACGGTGTACCCATGACGTTCTCATCTATGAGTTTATATGGTCCGCAGGAAATAGTAGATAATACGGATTCAATTGAAGCTTTTACTGCTAGTCTGATTCAACTTTCAAAAGAAAGTAAAACGCCTATTTTTGAAAACTGGAATTTTGATTATGTTGCAACTATCTTATATCGTACCTATCTGGCTCAAAAGGAAGAAGATTTAAAAGAAGGGGATATTCAATTATTCTATTCATCCTTGAAAAAGTTGTACCAAGAAGTAGACATGAAACCGACAACTAGCAAAAAGTTAAGTGAAACGTCCATTTTACCTGTGGGTAGAGGTAATGTAGATATTGTTATTGCTGGAGAAGCTCAAATGGCTGTTGATTATATTGACAATCCTTATGTCATTCGAGGTTATGAACTTGCTGAAATCAGCCAGAAGCAATCTGTTACATTTTTAAAAAATAAAGAAAAAAGTTATTATATTCCTCAAAATATTTTAGGAGTGCTGAAAACAAGTACTCGTCAGGATGAAGCGAAACAGTTTATTTCTTATGCTCTATCACAAGACGTACAGTCTACTATTAACTATTCTGGTATTCCAATTAACAAAGAGGCTTTTAAAACGAGTCTTCGTGAATTGAAGTCAACAGGGATAGAGGAAATTCGTACGGAAGCTGGCGGCAAAGTAAAAGTACCATTTACGGGATTTGATGACGAAGCAATTACAAAATGGGTAACTAATTTTGAAACATTAAATACGGCAGTAACAGCTGATGAGGTTGTTTTCAGAATTTTAATTCAGGATATGGATAAAATCATGAAAGGGGATCTATCTGTTAAGGATGGTGTCAAAAATGCAATACGTAAAATAAAACTTTATCAAGCAGAATAA
- a CDS encoding carbohydrate ABC transporter permease, giving the protein MKKVKMIHFFIVPSLLGVFFLYLLPLFQIIFSVMTQQASKRFVGLDNVYLILKNEAFLLASKNTLLFMGISIPLLMGSSLLFSMVLHKMVGIFQQFKVWYILPLAIPAVSLSFFWNFFFSSSGMLNSLFNSRIDWLNTRFSFLVIVFIFIWKNFGYMVILWLGGMASISKSMIEAARIDGANERAIFLRIILPNLKLTAFVVYLLSIINSFKIFRDVYALAGDYPNEQIYLLQHLFNNWFRDFELDKMSAGTVLYVLALVVILLPVQKSIEKM; this is encoded by the coding sequence ATGAAGAAAGTAAAAATGATTCATTTTTTTATCGTTCCTAGTTTGTTAGGTGTTTTCTTTTTGTATTTACTTCCTCTTTTTCAAATTATTTTTAGCGTGATGACTCAACAAGCAAGTAAAAGGTTTGTTGGGTTAGATAACGTTTATTTAATTTTAAAAAATGAAGCTTTTCTATTAGCATCAAAAAATACACTTCTTTTTATGGGTATTTCCATTCCGCTTTTAATGGGAAGTTCATTACTTTTTTCCATGGTTTTGCATAAAATGGTAGGCATATTTCAACAGTTTAAAGTTTGGTATATTCTTCCATTGGCTATCCCGGCGGTATCCTTATCTTTTTTCTGGAACTTTTTTTTTAGTTCCTCTGGTATGTTGAATTCACTTTTTAATAGTCGGATTGATTGGTTAAATACTAGATTTAGTTTTTTAGTTATTGTGTTTATCTTTATTTGGAAAAATTTTGGTTATATGGTTATTTTATGGTTGGGTGGCATGGCCAGTATATCCAAATCAATGATTGAGGCAGCACGAATAGATGGAGCAAATGAGCGAGCTATTTTTTTACGAATTATTTTGCCTAATTTAAAGCTAACGGCTTTTGTTGTTTATCTATTATCAATTATTAATTCATTTAAGATTTTTCGTGATGTTTATGCACTAGCGGGGGATTATCCAAATGAACAGATTTATTTGTTGCAGCATTTATTTAACAACTGGTTTAGAGATTTTGAATTAGATAAGATGTCAGCAGGAACCGTTTTATATGTACTTGCGTTGGTAGTAATCTTATTGCCAGTACAAAAGAGTATAGAAAAAATGTAG